Genomic segment of Caproiciproducens sp. NJN-50:
GGAGCCTCTTCGCGCTCCGACGGAATCTTTCCGCCGAAATACTTTTCCGCCATCGCGGCCGTGCGGGAAAGAAGATTTCCGAGATCGTTCGCGAGGTCGGAGTTGATGCGATTGATCAGCGCCTCGTTGGTGAACAGACCGTCGGCGCCGAACGGGATCTCGCGCAGCAGAAAGTAGCGGACCGCGTCCACGCCGTAGCGGGAGCAGAGGATCGTCGGGTCGACCACGTTGCCCTTGCTCTTGCTCATCTTGCTTCCGTCGCCGAACAGGAGCCAGCCGTGGCCGTAGACCTGCTTCGGCAGAGGAAGGCTGAGCGCCATCAGCATCGCCGGCCAGATGATCGTGTGGAAGCGGACGATCTCCTTGCCGACGAACTGAACGTCCGCGGGCCAGTATTTTCGGTACGCGGAGTCGTCGTCGGAATCGTATCCGAGCGCGGTGATATAGTTGGTCAGCGCGTCAAGCCAGACGTACACCACGTGCTTCGGGTCGAAGGTGACCGGGATGCCCCAGGAAAAGCTGGTGCGGGAGACGCAAAGGTCTTCCAGCCCCCGCTTGATGAAGCTGACCATTTCATTCTTGCGGCTTTCCGGCTGGATGAAATCCGGATGCTCCTCGTAGTACTTTAAAAGCGGTCTGGCAAAATTGGACAGGCGGAAGAAATAGGCCTCCTCGCTGACGATTTTCACCTCGCGGCCGCAGTCGGGGCATTTTCCTTCCTTCAGCTGCGTCTCGGTCCAGAAGGATTCGCAGTCCGTGCAGTACCAGCCCTTGTATTCTCCCTTGTAGATCTGTCCGCGGTCGTAGAGGTCCTTGAAGATTTTCTGGACGGCCTTCACGTGGTAGCCGTCCGTCGTGCGGATAAAGCGGTCGTTGGAGATGTTCAGCAGTTTCCAAAGGTCTTTGAAAACCTGCGCCGTGCGGTCCACATATTCCTTCGGCGTGATTCCCTCTTTTTCCGCTTTCTGTTCGATCTTCAAACCGTGTTCGTCCGTCCCGGTCAGGAACATCACGTCGTACCCCTGCATTCGCTTGTAGCGCGCGATGGCGTCGCTGGCCAGCGTGCAGTAGCTGTGTCCGATATGGGGCTTGCCGGACGGGTAATAGATGGGCGTCGTGATGTAAAAGGTCTTTTTCTCCATTTTTTCAGCCTCCGGGAACTTTGTTTTTATTATTATACCATTCTGTTCCATAAAATAAAAGAAATTTCACCCGCCATATAAAAAACGGCGGGTTTCCCCACCGTCCCAGGCCGCCGGGAAAGCCGCGCAACCGCGAAATTGCGCCGCAATTTTGCTTACGGCGTTGGCTGCGCCTACACACCCATTCCTACAAAGCCAATGAATGGGGTTCCCAAAGCGATGAAAGAAGGCCCGCACTGCGAATTTCACAGTCGTGGCGCCGTAGGCGCGTAAGGCGCTTTGCGCCCTCCCTCATTTGCGGCGCTTGCCGCCTTGTCTTGCACGATTTTCAACGGCCTGCATGTTTTTCGACAAACTGACTCGGTTCAGTCCGAATCGCTTCCGGAAGAATCTTCGTCCCCGTAAAGAAATTGCCTCAGAATCGTGCAGTTCTTTTCCAGGTCGAGCGAAACGACCTTCCCGATCCCCTTGACCGAGACGGTGTCGTCAAACGTATCCGTCGCCGGGATCTGCTGGGTTTCCGTTTCGTAGCCGGAAAGAGACGCTCCGATGGAAGCAAGGTACAAAAGCTGGCTGTCGCTCAGATTCGTCTTCACATACGGCAGATAATCGTAGACGATTTTGTTGGCGCTCACCAGATTCATGGATTTTATTTTCCGGATCATGAGCTCGACCACCTGCCGCTGGCGGGCCGTGCGCCCGTAGTCGTTGCTCCCGAAGCTGTCGGTGGCGTAGCGGATTCGGGCGTAGTAAAGACAGAGCTTTCCGTTCAGATGATGGGTGATCGACTTCTCGCCGGCGGCGGGATAGGACAGATGGCTGCCCATGTTCTCGTTTTCCGCCTGACAGGCGGCTTTGGACATCGGAACGTCCAGTCCGCCCATCTTGTCGATCACGGCGGCAAAGTTATCGAAATCGACGGAAACATACTGGT
This window contains:
- the metG gene encoding methionine--tRNA ligase — protein: MEKKTFYITTPIYYPSGKPHIGHSYCTLASDAIARYKRMQGYDVMFLTGTDEHGLKIEQKAEKEGITPKEYVDRTAQVFKDLWKLLNISNDRFIRTTDGYHVKAVQKIFKDLYDRGQIYKGEYKGWYCTDCESFWTETQLKEGKCPDCGREVKIVSEEAYFFRLSNFARPLLKYYEEHPDFIQPESRKNEMVSFIKRGLEDLCVSRTSFSWGIPVTFDPKHVVYVWLDALTNYITALGYDSDDDSAYRKYWPADVQFVGKEIVRFHTIIWPAMLMALSLPLPKQVYGHGWLLFGDGSKMSKSKGNVVDPTILCSRYGVDAVRYFLLREIPFGADGLFTNEALINRINSDLANDLGNLLSRTAAMAEKYFGGKIPSEREEAPVDEDLKATALALRGKCDEAIDKYQFSNALTEIWKLISRTNKYIDETAPWALGKEESKKARLAAVLYNLCESLRIVSVLLAPFLPDTAPKIQEQLGISGGAVTYESAGKWGVFPSDTVVRKGETLFPRIDVDKEIEELNKLIPNPADRASAKAEPDEKPEGIAQINIDEFAKVDLRAAKVTACEPVKRSKKLLKLTLDDGMGGRTVASGISQWYKPEDLVGHTVIVVSNLKPAKLCGVESQGMILAADAGEDEVRVVFVDGVPAGSKIR